Genomic segment of Pagrus major chromosome 19, Pma_NU_1.0:
ataatattgtttaaattgACCAATCAGTGTCACATTGAgtatttattctcttttttcagTTATTACACCAACGGAAAAGCCACCAGCTGTTGGTAAGTTGTTTTATCTAAGATATATATTGacagttatatatatataatatgatgTTCTAAATTCTAGTTATACCACTGTTAATACTTCTGTATCTATTGCCTCCATAGCCCACATCGTTAAAGAACCTTCTCACGGGTCGGCTGGCATCACCGTGGCTGTAGTACTAGTTGTAATCGCCTTAGTTGGACTTGGTGCCTTCCTCCTCTTTCGTAAACGGATACCCAACCCTGTATTGGGAGAAAGCACCTTTGACAACAAGTTATACTTCACCAATCCACTCCGAGCCCATGTGGACACCAAAGGTCTGGTGGCCAACATAGAGCAGAATGAACAAGCTTAGATAGACATGAGATCAGTTGTAATTAGCACAATGGAAATGATATGAtcagagatttttattttggtttctttctttattttggaTCACTGTACTGGGAGCTGAATCACAACCAAAGCCTGTAGagtttttccaaataaaaaagGAGGGGAAAGATTATtgtataataattattaattaattatataataaatcaTACAGTACAAGCATTGGCACTAAGCAAATCATGGACAAGATAATAAGTGATCTATAACAAAATTTACATGACGACGTGATTTATGTAATGTGTACAGATGTCTACAGattatgttttacttttaccaaCCAACATAACTGAGAACATTTGTAGACCAAACACCAGTTGAAAATCAAGAAAGGTGAAGACGTTTTATTAATGCAATTAGCCAGATTTTTCTCCGTTGGATCGCTTGTAATCAGTAGGGGCTCCATGTGCTTTTCATCAGCCTATTTCTGGCTTAAAACATTGTAAATAGacgcaaaataaaataaatgaaatgaacaaaCCTGAAATGTCTCCTTTTTTGCacataaaacagtgttttaccTTGATTTGTAGAGACATGTATATAAAGTTGACTAAATAGTGACTGAACAGTTTTTTAAGAGAATAAAGAAAGGGGGTTTGATGACAATCGAACCGAAGCTTATTGCTAACATCAACATGCGAACCTGCTCACAAAGACAAAGCTAAGATACCGATGTTTTGCAGGttatgtttaccatgttcactaTCTTAGTTTACTGTGCCAGCATGCTGACATAAGCTTATTTGCACTTAGCACAAATTTACAATGTGAATGTCAACACTGTATCTGGTCAAAGATAAACAGTTGGGATAAAGTGGATAAAGCCTAATTAACCCTGATGTTTGTCCCAAATCTTATGACAGTCATTTCAAATGCTTTTGAGGTAtttcacactgaaccaaaagTGTAAGGCTCATGTTGGCGCTAGAGGAAGAGTCAGGAAATCATGAAAGTCACGAACCATGAATGAAAATTTGTTGCTTCCCATTGGAAAAATGTTTGCATATTTCCCTGGATAAGTGAGAACTTAGACCTGCTGGTGGTACTGGATGAAAAGTCAGCAGATCAACAGATCATGGCAATCTGTCCAATAATTGTCGAGAAATTTAACTGAAATCCAAAAACTTCCTCCTCGTGGTTgtgctagatgaaaagtcaggggaacAACAAAGTCAGTAGGCCTCGTCTTCTGGGGACCAGGAATCTCTTTACCAAATTTCTCTGCAATCTGTCCAGTAGTTGTCAAGACCTTtccctaaaaaaacaaaaaatgaggtCAACTTCATGGTGGTGCTGGATTAAAAGTCAGACGAGCACCAAAGGctttcatcctctgggaaccatgaaccGTGATATCTGTACCAAATTACACAGCAATTTGTCCAATAGTTGTcgagacatttcactaaaaaccaaaaacatcaacctcatggtggagctagatgaaaagtcaggggatcactaTGGCCTTTCATCTTCTGGGAACCATGAACCATGATATTTGTACCAAAAATCACAGCAATCTgtccagtagttgttgagatatgtCAGTGACATTGCTATCCCCAGAGTAAAGCAGCTAACATGGCTCAACTTAAATAAAGGCACTATTTCAAACTAAACAGTCTCCTAATTGAACAATTTTGGAGCAAAACAGCCCTATTCTTTGATTTATCAAAGATATAATATTGTCATAACAGGAGTGATTACGGGATACTCTGATGAGTTTGTCATTGCTGCCTGTCAGGCTCCAAAGTAAGAGTGAGATGGGGATGCTTGCTTCCTGCATCCCTCTGCCAACATTACTTGGAAATAGTTGTTGTTTGGCCAACCTTAACTACCCATGTGACAGTATATTCATCAGAGTGAACAAGGGAGGAGGGCAGCATGTCCCTGTGGCATTTTTGCATCATTTCACATACCGTAGCACACACAAAACCCTTTCTCTAATGACTTGGCAACCATCCTACAGCTTTATTCACTTTTGATCACAAACTGTTTATTCAAACACGAATAAtgtgtctttgtattttgtaGGTCCTTCAAATTACTGCTGATATGATGTAGGTACACAGCAGATTTGCTTGGAATAACAGGCTgctatttagattttttttgtacatataGGAAAGATAATTACATCTGATTCCAACTTGGCACAGGAGGAAACTATCACATCTGTTATTTTGTCAAGTGATTTTACGTACAATCATGAATGATTAATGCAGACTTTCAAAATATTAGTCTGTCAGGTATCAGCCGTTCAATCACCCCTACTAACTGCTGGCCACCCCATTTACCTAATGTTGAAAATGAGGCAGTGCTCTCCATGGCAACAACAGCCCTCTAAGGCTGTCGCAGCTAATCCTCGGGAGCTTACTCAACTCTTACTTCTCGTAAGAGGGTTTTAACAGCAGCGCCAATGCCCAAGAATTCTACCCAAACAAGCTCTGGATCTTTTGTTTATCCAACcggaggaggaaaacaaacctAGTTAATAGCagctgagaggagcagaggggatAACGGTAGGCCCGTTTCATCTGGTAAGCTTTCTCATCCATTCTATCTCAGGTATTACTGCAGCTTTTGCCCTCTTATCGCTCGGTCGGTTTGACCTGCAGGGTGCATGTTGTGGGAGGATGTTGGAAAGCGTTGCGAGAAAGCTTGGCATGTTTGCACTGTATGTTTGATCTTTGATGACTCAGAGATCATACAGAATAAGAAACCTTTTGATTCAAACGTCCCCAGTGCTTTATGCATTGGGGGCTCTGGGGCTCGTAGTCAACAGACAGCATGAATGCACTCACACCAGCTCCTGTCTTGTTCCTTTACAATTGATGCTGTTAAATAAGGAAACTGATTCAATATTTATACCATAATGAACGCttacactttttaaaacattcttCAGTGTTACAAAAATGATAGGTGAGGCATTTCCAGGCACTTTAGGAGCATTAGTTTGTTTAAGATATGGCTCTTTGTCTGTgagctgctgcttttcattAATTATAGCTTTTCCGTACTCCCTAGTTCTGTTCAATACTAATTATTTTCTCCACTGTCTCCCCCTTCATGCCCCCTTCTCCCTGCCCCTGTGCTCTCTCACTTGCTAATCCTTTTGTTGTGGACTGAGGGGCCCAGGCTTTGGCTGACCATTCGGCACTGTAAGGGGTGGTTCAGCTGAGGGGTGCCCACTGAGCCTCTGGTCCTCCACCAGATCAGGCGTACCTATTATTAACACCTCCCACAGCTCTTCTTCTCTAGAAGCTTTCTGTTCTCTCTTCTTGTTCACCTTGGAACAAACTTCTCTCTCACTTTGCTTGTTTGTGGTTTCTCTCTATCATCTTCACGTTGTCTCAAGTCCTAAGACAGTCCTGGGAGCTTGAGGGAGTCGGACGGCCTTGGTAAGAACAtgcacttcaggagcagtgctcccactttgctgctgctgcttctacGTGTTTGTCTTCTGGGGAGGGTGCTGGAGGTTAAAGGGCAGGAGCAGGGGTACCTGCAGGAGGTTCTCAGGGCCTTGGATTTGCCCTTACGTACCGACGACGAGCCACAGCTCCAAAAGAACCACACCGGTATCCTGATCGCCAAGCTCCTCAGGGCGGTGCACTGTGCAGAGCGAACTGGTACATCTCAGGGCATCTGTGACAAGGTACGGTCTATACCTCCACTAATTAAGAATTCCTAACTAAATCAGTGACGCTTTGAGATTGTAGGTTGGGTtggccaccatcccaaagcatcagtatttgtcAAGTCGGAAATGGgactcaaaaatcatctttcatacaaattggacctttaacatTATCCTTAAGTATCACTACATGATAAATTGAGCAACTTTTAGTACTAAATATGTATTCATCCCAGTCCTGCCTGCTTATTCTAAGAAACATACTTGTTATGGCTGGAATGTGATTGAATGCGGAGGCTTAAGAACTTGACCCCTACGGGGCATTCATGCTGAGTGGCTTTAGACATCCCTCAGTTTTGCATAATAAACTCCATAGAGTGGAGTTTTAGGTACTTCACATGTTTGTGCAGGCAGGCTAACAATAGgattatatgtgtgtgtcaagCTTTGGTCGTgagatttaaaaatgaagagaGCAAGGAACAGTGTTTCACTCTCTTAAGCTTTTGTGTGTGGATCTAATTGGGCTTGTATTCCCCTcaccaaacaaacagcagcacaaagctTTTCTAGGAAGCAGAGTACAGTGAATGCAGAGAGAAATTAGGCCTTTTTATAAGGAAGATATGACCTGGTAACTTTCTATCCTTAAAATCTGCCCAAAATGGTTCTCTTCTTCTTACATGTTGCTGTTCTTGCAGTGCCTGACACCAGACGTAGCTCTCTCTGTGCTCGAGGATGATGGGAAGGCTTACCTCTCTCGGGAGGAATACCAGCGGATCTCCACTGTTCTGCTGTACTACATAATTAACCTAGAAGACCTGTGTGTGTCAAATGCtgcctctccttcctccctaacctcctcctcctcgtcctttGGGAACCATCAGTTCTACCTTTTGGCCCTCACCAATCTACACCCAGCTGAGAACAGCCTCTTCCTATCATCCAGCGAAACAGAAAGTATTCTGCAGATTATCAACCAGCACTATGACCCCTCCAATCAAGATGCCTCATCTGACTTGCAAGTAAGGGATTTTTATTTGAGAAATCTTTCTCGACGGCTGCACATCCAGACATGATCATTTCATCTTTTATCCCACAGTGTATTGATGCCGCTGGCCTCCTTCAAGATGTTGGCGTGCAAGAAGATCCAGGTGCTGGTGTGTCTTCTGTGCCCAAACTGGCCGCAGCTGTCATCAGCCATATCCTGCAGGGCCactgtttcagacagaggaacCTCCCGTCTCCTGCTTTCTTTACCGACTACATATTTCAATCCCTAAATCGCACCAGTTACCTGCAGATAATGGGTAAGTTCCAACGCACAGGTGGCACATTTAAACAGACTAACATTTGCTTTTTAGCTGCAAACAGAAGCTCTATAGCtcgctctgtctgtctccaaaATTTCCCAACCATTTGTGGCCAGAGGTTTCACCTTAGGTGGCtgatttatcttttaattacacaaagtcatttgatccattatcattataaaaatactgattatagcagctttaactCTTCAATATCTTCTCTATTTAAATTCAATTTTACAGGGGTTTCCTCTCGCTGCCACTGAATAGGAGGAATGAGTCATCATGCATGACAGAGTAACCAGCCCTCCTAAAAGATTTTCAATAGTCTGGGTTTTTAAAGAGAGGTTTCAAATACGTATCAGATACATTGCTAAATACAGGAAACCAGCAGGCTCAATCCAAAACCTTGATGCTGTATTGAACGTCACTACTCTCCAATTATCAGTCATCTGcgttgctgtttgttttgcaaaCTTTTCTTCAGCTCTTTTTTCAATCTCATTTGCATAAAGTGTTTTCACTGACCTGGTGCACAGTGTCATGACGCAGTGATTTCTTTGCTCAGACTTGGAGGAGTTGCTTCATCAGCTGGGAGTAGGACAGGAAGGAGTGACGCACTCTCACAACAGGAAGAGGCGGAGCATCACAGGGAGATCAGAGAAAGGGGCCGGGCCGGATGGCTGCAACCATGAACCCCGAGGACTAAATCAAGACTGGGCGCAGGTGAGGCTGAGGCAAAGCACCTGTTCTGATGATTACAAAAACCATGACAAAATTGCTGTGAACTGCATGTTGGTTTGATTTCAAGAACCTCCTACTCATCCACACACTTGTCCTTTACTTTGTTTCTAATTAGGTATGTttttcagccaatcagctgGTGGATATTTTTTCTCTGAATCCTCATTTGCCAATTTCCAAGGAGCACTTCAGACAAATTTGCCCAGCCATCATTCAGCAGTTGCTAGGCAATGCCTGTGAGTCTGCAGAGCAAAAAAGAAGAGGATCTCTGCCCACTGCTCTCGAGAGTAAGACATTGTATCTCATCGTACATAtgaaatatacatataatattaTCTACTGATTGACTTTTTTACGACAACATTTTGGAGGATGTTTACTCATTCCTTGAGCTTGTAAAGTTACTGCTCAATTCAATACTTTTCCAGTCACTGTAGAGACACTAGCCAAATGTCCATCAACAATAAAGTTAATGAATTTGgtctttacattttcaaatgggAGTACATGACAACTTTTGTGTTGAACTTAGCTTTGTACCGGCCCTCGTCTTATTAAAAttgtccagtggtttcacacatatttacaatatacaGTGAAAGCTGTCTTCTTAGCATGTAACATTTTGGGCGACTCCCTTTGGTGTTGATATTACATCCACAAAAAAGCTATATAACACTttaaaagaaagggaaaaaccCAAAAGTATGTTCCCTTTTAATATTTGTACAGAAAAAATGTGTCTAAGTGcctgacacaccaggctgaCGGTCGGCCGTCTGGCATTGTCAGGGCAGTCGGTGAGCCTCCGTGGCTAGGTAAGGTGTGTCCCACACCGTTGACACTGCAAGGCCCTTGTTGGTGGCTTTTTGCCCGGTTGAGCATGTAGAATCAGCAGCGGCTCATCGTAGTTAGTAttcatgatttcacccatttagcaTGGTTTATCcttattttctcctctgcctctttgccagggccatttgcaactttatttATCAGACATTAGAAGCAGCTATATTAGcaagagtggtgtcaaaaatgctgcttaatcATAACGTCCGCAGGGAGGTTTTTGGCTGCCAGCTGTAATCTAagcggtgtgttcaagtgtagCTTTTTAGCTGAGACACAGGAGACGTGAGGCAACACAACAGTCAGCCTTTGTTGCAGCTAGTTCTGATGTGTCAGGGCCTTAAACTCTCAAAACTCTCTCCCCTCTACAGAGTATGGCTACAGCACAGCTGCTGTCCTTCTCATCACGTTGGGCTCCATGCTCGGTATCTGTCTGATCTTCTTCAACTCCTGCCAGGAAACCTACACACTCATCCTACAGCTGTTTGTGGGCCTGGCAGTTGGAACCCTCTCAGGAGATGCCCTCCTGCACCTCATACCACAGGTATAGGACACAGAGCCACTGCACCATCCTCTGTAACTGTGAGTCAAGCGCCATACATGTATAAAAATAGTCTGTGTTGACGCTGGAGTAAATGTCTAATTATTTCCCTCTTTGTCTCCTTTGGAGATCCTCGGTCTCCACGATGACACTCACATTCATGATGACCAACACTTCACAGAAGGAAAGGACTATCTGTGGAAGATTCTGGGCATGATCGCAGGGATCTACGGCTTTTTCCTTATTGAGagaatattttccttttttgtcccTTCTCATGGCCATGTAAGAGTTTAGATCTTTGTAGCCTCTATCAATTTAACGACGCAGATACTGTAAAAAACATAGAAGGAAAAGTTGATGCTGATTTTCTTTATCTAGCCAGAGGTTGAACTTTTAGATTTTTCCATGAACAAGCAAGTTATCTGAGCTGACTGCTGAGCAACAGCAGTCTCATGACTTTCTTTTGTCTACAGGGTCATTCTGGTGACCTTCCCTTAGAGCTCCACTGCAATGGTCAGTCGCAGAGAGGCAAGTCCATCTCCACCATACAGCTGGTGAGTCTCATCACTGCCCTGACTCaactgtaatgttttttaacTTCATGTTCTTGGCAGCAAAACCTGATTCCAATCATCACCCCTGTTATTTGCTTTAGAGAGGGGACGTAGGGAACATGACGAGGCAGTTCCTGGAACttaaacagcaaaacatttaaagaggGTCACACATCAAGTGCttagaagagagaaaaaaaaacatatatacgTGAGGTGTAGTGCTTCTGCATGAGTGGTTACCTTTTTTGTCTGATGCACCCCCAGATAAGAGAATCCATTATTCTGGTAAAGTTCAGCATCATATTAAATTGTAATACTATTAAATCAAACTGTTCTCTATTactgtcaaaaataaaagtttaattccTACTTTTCTTCACACCCAAAAACAAGATGCAGCTGCAGTAGCAGCTAAATTAATACACTTGGTAAACATTGTGTTTACTGTGCTGCACCACTGTGGAGTAACTAGAATCAATATGGTTTAATCTTCCCGTTGATGCTTCACTCCCACAGTACTCCTCCACCCAGGCATCAAGAAACCACTAATGCACTTATAAACAGTGGAGTTCTGCTAGAGGGCACTGTTGACAGGAGAACAACCAATTACAGCAcgattttggacattttttcgCTTGCACACATATATATCAGCTTAGAAACGGATGTTACAGTAAACTAAGCAATCCTTCAAAAAATCTCTgagcacacatactgtagatcaAAGTCATTTTATAAAACTGACTGAAATACAGTTAAATCAATTTTCCTTTGCTGCTATTATATAACAGGCGATGAAGAGTGGTGTGGGAGGGAGTGAAGGAACAGAGCATGTAGGATGTTGGAGAATGAGAAGTATTGAATCATTCAAAATGCACTTCATGATTGTGTTGAATCGTGTACAGTTGACAGTCTTCAACTAGAACGTATCGGACACAGATACGGGTCAGGCACATGGAAAGACTCTTGGTGCATATAATATCCtgttttgttgcatttgtctCATTCAGGCCCCTTCATTTGCCCATATTTAATTTCTCGAATTATCAAAGGTTAAGTGGGTTCAATCTGTGCTGTGAATAATCATCTGTGTCCTGCAGGGACCAGTTGATGACTCAGAGTGCACAGAAGTATCTCCTGAACTCACAGACACAAGGAGGCCTTCACATCAGAGTAAGCTACGTCAATATGAGCTGCATAACACAGCTGATTGCGATGTTCTTTGTAATTAATCGCCTGGCATGGCTGATTAATTGTCATGGTCTGAGGATGAGCCCTAACGATACAGGCTCTCTTTGTGTTCCCAGGACAAGGGGTTCCCCTGCTGGCTGTGATGGTAATCGTTGGAGACAGCCTTCATAACTTTGCCGATGGCCTGGTTGTCGGGGCGGCGTTCTCCTCTTCAGCTGAGACTGGCATGGCGACCACCGTGGCCATCCTATGCCACGAGATCCCTCACGAGATGGGTGAGAGTTCATGGTGCTTACTTTGGGaatgcttttgttgtttgttggctGAGGACAGGAAACACTCTGGTTGACTGGCGACTTATCTTTTCTCCGCTTTCCGTCTCAAAGGGGACTTTGCAGTGTTGCTCAGCTCCGGACTCTCAGTGAAGACTGCTGTGCTAATGAACTTTCTGAGCGCTTTGACGGCCTTCATGGGCCTCTACATCGGACTGTTCGTTTCTTCAGAGATGGAGGTGCAGCAGTGGATCTTCACTGTTACTGCTGGCATTTTCCTCTATTTGTCACTGGTAGAAATGGTAAGGGAGCCTTAGTAAAGGATGAGGCTTGTAACAATATCTTTTTGCCAACAAATCCCACAAAAAGACTAAATCCAACAAGTAATCTTCATCTTGTGTGGCAGCTGGATTCTCAAATTTATGCATGGTCACAAGATCACCCTTAGCTTGTGCATGCTTGTGACACTGCAGGCTGTAAACATCTATGGTGTCCTCCTGTAGggtagctagcttagttagctatcTGAGAAAATATCTCTTCAGCCTCAAAATCTCCCAAACTCACCAACTTACACCAGAAAAAACACCTATATGGATACA
This window contains:
- the LOC141014753 gene encoding zinc transporter ZIP12-like isoform X2 translates to MHFRSSAPTLLLLLLRVCLLGRVLEVKGQEQGYLQEVLRALDLPLRTDDEPQLQKNHTGILIAKLLRAVHCAERTGTSQGICDKCLTPDVALSVLEDDGKAYLSREEYQRISTVLLYYIINLEDLCVSNAASPSSLTSSSSSFGNHQFYLLALTNLHPAENSLFLSSSETESILQIINQHYDPSNQDASSDLQCIDAAGLLQDVGVQEDPGAGVSSVPKLAAAVISHILQGHCFRQRNLPSPAFFTDYIFQSLNRTSYLQIMDLEELLHQLGVGQEGVTHSHNRKRRSITGRSEKGAGPDGCNHEPRGLNQDWAQVCFSANQLVDIFSLNPHLPISKEHFRQICPAIIQQLLGNACESAEQKRRGSLPTALEKYGYSTAAVLLITLGSMLGICLIFFNSCQETYTLILQLFVGLAVGTLSGDALLHLIPQILGLHDDTHIHDDQHFTEGKDYLWKILGMIAGIYGFFLIERIFSFFVPSHGHGPVDDSECTEVSPELTDTRRPSHQRQGVPLLAVMVIVGDSLHNFADGLVVGAAFSSSAETGMATTVAILCHEIPHEMGDFAVLLSSGLSVKTAVLMNFLSALTAFMGLYIGLFVSSEMEVQQWIFTVTAGIFLYLSLVEMLPEMNRVKTDRPCLMFLLQNLGLLMGWACLLLLALFEHELKF
- the LOC141014753 gene encoding zinc transporter ZIP12-like isoform X1; this translates as MHFRSSAPTLLLLLLRVCLLGRVLEVKGQEQGYLQEVLRALDLPLRTDDEPQLQKNHTGILIAKLLRAVHCAERTGTSQGICDKCLTPDVALSVLEDDGKAYLSREEYQRISTVLLYYIINLEDLCVSNAASPSSLTSSSSSFGNHQFYLLALTNLHPAENSLFLSSSETESILQIINQHYDPSNQDASSDLQCIDAAGLLQDVGVQEDPGAGVSSVPKLAAAVISHILQGHCFRQRNLPSPAFFTDYIFQSLNRTSYLQIMDLEELLHQLGVGQEGVTHSHNRKRRSITGRSEKGAGPDGCNHEPRGLNQDWAQVCFSANQLVDIFSLNPHLPISKEHFRQICPAIIQQLLGNACESAEQKRRGSLPTALEKYGYSTAAVLLITLGSMLGICLIFFNSCQETYTLILQLFVGLAVGTLSGDALLHLIPQILGLHDDTHIHDDQHFTEGKDYLWKILGMIAGIYGFFLIERIFSFFVPSHGHGHSGDLPLELHCNGQSQRGKSISTIQLGPVDDSECTEVSPELTDTRRPSHQRQGVPLLAVMVIVGDSLHNFADGLVVGAAFSSSAETGMATTVAILCHEIPHEMGDFAVLLSSGLSVKTAVLMNFLSALTAFMGLYIGLFVSSEMEVQQWIFTVTAGIFLYLSLVEMLPEMNRVKTDRPCLMFLLQNLGLLMGWACLLLLALFEHELKF
- the LOC141014753 gene encoding zinc transporter ZIP12-like isoform X3; the protein is MIAGIYGFFLIERIFSFFVPSHGHGHSGDLPLELHCNGQSQRGKSISTIQLGPVDDSECTEVSPELTDTRRPSHQRQGVPLLAVMVIVGDSLHNFADGLVVGAAFSSSAETGMATTVAILCHEIPHEMGDFAVLLSSGLSVKTAVLMNFLSALTAFMGLYIGLFVSSEMEVQQWIFTVTAGIFLYLSLVEMLPEMNRVKTDRPCLMFLLQNLGLLMGWACLLLLALFEHELKF